One region of Macadamia integrifolia cultivar HAES 741 chromosome 11, SCU_Mint_v3, whole genome shotgun sequence genomic DNA includes:
- the LOC122093420 gene encoding cellulose synthase-like protein H1 isoform X1, whose translation MATPISSIPFQQRIPARNTLQRVLDLIIFSLLFLLLLYRLQSFNVHGVAWKLAFLCESWFTFVWILNMNAKWTPVDYTTYPERLLQWAGDELPPVDMFVTTADPVLEPPIITVNTVLSLLAVDYPAHKLACYVSDDGSSPLTFYSLVEASKFAKLWVPFCKKYDVQVTAPFMYFSTEPNPSSSSHLSSDFQWEWKKIKNEYEELSQRIEEAAQKPIPCDLTGEFEAFSNIEHGNHPSIIKVIWENKGNFPDGVPHLVYLSREKRPKNQHHYKAGALNVLTRVSGVMTNSPFMLNVDCDMFANNPKIVLMAMCHLLGSEKESESGFVLYPQKFHGASKDDPFGNQLVMLQHVVFRGLAGIQGPLCGGSGCFHRRKVIYGLSPDEAETKARYMSLINGKSPYEALRAKFGNSIELTESAGRVLFVMSENPNHPKDLLSSVKGAISVAACDYESNTQWGKQVGWVYGSTTEDVLTGLRIHSKGWKSIYFYQDPTGFLGCAPVTGPTTLTQMKRWSTGLLEILWSNNSPIIGTLTGKLQFRQCLGYLYILIWALRSFPEMCYTLLPAYSIFTNTNFLPTVSEPAFFVVGSLFVVYNLSTLSEYLRLGLPVRAWWNNQKMARIQSSTAWLFGLLAVILKLLGISETVFTVTRKDQSTPSEGNGDTNSHSGWFTFDESPIFVPATTLLLVHLTALALASLRVQPFQTVHAGWCRPGIGEIICSTWIVLSFLPFLKGLFRRGIYGIRWSILYKSTTLALLFMYFSMLMGSKVQTV comes from the exons ATGGCGACTCCCATCTCATCTATCCCCTTCCAACAAAGAATCCCTGCTAGAAACACCCTACAGAGAGTCCTAGACCTtatcatcttctctctcttgtttctcCTTCTCTTGTATCGTCTACAATCATTCAACGTTCATGGCGTAGCTTGGAAGCTTGCATTCTTGTGCGAGTCATGGTTCACCTTCGTTTGGATCCTCAACATGAATGCTAAATGGACTCCTGTTGATTACACCACTTACCCTGAACGCCTCTTACAATG GGCTGGTGATGAGCTTCCCCCAGTGGACATGTTTGTGACAACAGCAGATCCAGTTCTTGAACCCCCAATTATCACTGTCAACACTGTTCTCTCCTTGTTGGCTGTGGACTACCCAGCTCACAAGCTAGCTTGCTATGTCTCTGATGATGGTTCTTCTCCTCTTACCTTTTATTCTCTTGTGGAAGCATCTAAGTTTGCTAAGCTGTGGGTTCCTTTCTGCAAAAAGTATGATGTTCAAGTTACAGCACCCTTCATGTACTTTTCTACTGAGCCCAATCCAAGTAGTTCTTCCCATCTCTCATCCGACTTCCAATGGGAATGGAAGAAGATTAAG AATGAATATGAAGAGCTTAGCCAAAGAATCGAAGAGGCTGCTCAGAAACCCATTCCATGTGATCTGACCGGAGAATTTGAAGCTTTCTCAAATATAGAACATGGAAACCATCCCAGTATAATTAAG GTCATATGGGAGAACAAGGGAAATTTTCCAGATGGGGTGCCACACCTGGTGTATTTGTCCAGAGAGAAGAGGCCCAAAAACCAACATCATTACAAAGCAGGGGCCTTGAATGTCTTG ACCAGAGTCTCGGGAGTGATGACAAACTCCCCTTTCATGCTCAATGTGGATTGTGATATGTTTGCAAACAACCCAAAGATTGTTCTTATGGCAATGTGTCACTTACTTGGTTCTGAAAAAGAAAGCGAAAGCGGATTTGTTCTGTACCCACAAAAGTTCCATGGAGCCTCAAAGGATGACCCATTCGGAAATCAATTGGTTATGCTGCAACAT GTTGTGTTCCGTGGATTAGCAGGAATACAAGGGCCTTTATGTGGTGGATCAGGATGCTTTCATAGAAGGAAAGTTATATATGGACTATCACCGGATGAGGCAGAAACTAAAGCAAGATATATGAGTTTAATTAATg GAAAATCACCTTACGAAGCACTTCGAGCGAAGTTTGGAAATTCTATTGAACTTACGGAATCAGCGGGTCGGGTATTGTTTGTGATGAGTGAAAACCCGAACCATCCAAAAGATCTTCTGAGCTCTGTCAAGGGAGCTATCTCAGTTGCAGCTTGTGATTACGAGTCCAACACACAGTGGGGTAAACAGGTAGGTTGGGTCTATGGCTCCACAACTGAAGACGTCCTCACTGGACTCAGGATTCATTCAAAGGGCTGGAAGTCCATATATTTTTACCAGGATCCAACTGGATTTCTCGGGTGTGCACCCGTGACTGGGCCCACAACATTGACCCAAATGAAGAGATGGTCCACTGGTTTACTAGAGATTCTATGGAGCAACAACAGTCCCATCATCGGCACCCTCACTGGAAAGCTTCAGTTCCGACAATGCTTGGGCTATCTCTACATATTGATTTGGGCTCTGCGATCTTTCCCTGAAATGTGCTACACTCTACTGCCAGCCTACTCTATCTTCACCAATACCAATTTCTTACCAACG GTCTCCGAACCGGCCTTCTTTGTTGTTGGTTCTCTTTTTGTGGTTTACAACCTTAGCACCCTATCAGAATACCTCCGACTTGGCTTACCGGTCCGAGCATGGTGGAACAACCAGAAAATGGCGAGGATACAATCATCTACTGCGTGGTTGTTTGGGCTATTGGCTGTCATTCTCAAGCTATTAGGCATATCAGAGACTGTCTTCACAGTAACACGGAAAGATCAAAGCACACCAAGCGAAGGTAATGGTGACACGAACTCCCATAGCGGCTGGTTCACTTTTGACGAGTCGCCAATCTTTGTGCCGGCCACAACCCTCTTACTCGTTCACCTAACTGCGCTTGCATTGGCTAGTCTGAGGGTTCAGCCTTTTCAAACAGTCCATGCCGGCTGGTGCAGACCGGGGATTGGTGAGATCATTTGCAGTACCTGGATAGTGTTGAGCTTCTTGCCATTTCTAAAAGGTCTTTTCCGAAGAGGAATTTATGGGATCCGCTGGTCAATCTTGTACAAGTCCACCACTTTGGCCTTACTCTTCATGTACTTCTCAATGCTTATGGGTTCAAAAGTTCAAACCGTTTGA
- the LOC122093420 gene encoding cellulose synthase-like protein H1 isoform X2, whose protein sequence is MATPISSIPFQQRIPARNTLQRVLDLIIFSLLFLLLLYRLQSFNVHGVAWKLAFLCESWFTFVWILNMNAKWTPVDYTTYPERLLQWAGDELPPVDMFVTTADPVLEPPIITVNTVLSLLAVDYPAHKLACYVSDDGSSPLTFYSLVEASKFAKLWVPFCKKYDVQVTAPFMYFSTEPNPSSSSHLSSDFQWEWKKIKNEYEELSQRIEEAAQKPIPCDLTGEFEAFSNIEHGNHPSIIKVIWENKGNFPDGVPHLVYLSREKRPKNQHHYKAGALNVLTRVSGVMTNSPFMLNVDCDMFANNPKIVLMAMCHLLGSEKESESGFVLYPQKFHGASKDDPFGNQLVMLQHVVFRGLAGIQGPLCGGSGCFHRRKVIYGLSPDEAETKARYMSLINGKSPYEALRAKFGNSIELTESAGRVLFVMSENPNHPKDLLSSVKGAISVAACDYESNTQWGKQVSEPAFFVVGSLFVVYNLSTLSEYLRLGLPVRAWWNNQKMARIQSSTAWLFGLLAVILKLLGISETVFTVTRKDQSTPSEGNGDTNSHSGWFTFDESPIFVPATTLLLVHLTALALASLRVQPFQTVHAGWCRPGIGEIICSTWIVLSFLPFLKGLFRRGIYGIRWSILYKSTTLALLFMYFSMLMGSKVQTV, encoded by the exons ATGGCGACTCCCATCTCATCTATCCCCTTCCAACAAAGAATCCCTGCTAGAAACACCCTACAGAGAGTCCTAGACCTtatcatcttctctctcttgtttctcCTTCTCTTGTATCGTCTACAATCATTCAACGTTCATGGCGTAGCTTGGAAGCTTGCATTCTTGTGCGAGTCATGGTTCACCTTCGTTTGGATCCTCAACATGAATGCTAAATGGACTCCTGTTGATTACACCACTTACCCTGAACGCCTCTTACAATG GGCTGGTGATGAGCTTCCCCCAGTGGACATGTTTGTGACAACAGCAGATCCAGTTCTTGAACCCCCAATTATCACTGTCAACACTGTTCTCTCCTTGTTGGCTGTGGACTACCCAGCTCACAAGCTAGCTTGCTATGTCTCTGATGATGGTTCTTCTCCTCTTACCTTTTATTCTCTTGTGGAAGCATCTAAGTTTGCTAAGCTGTGGGTTCCTTTCTGCAAAAAGTATGATGTTCAAGTTACAGCACCCTTCATGTACTTTTCTACTGAGCCCAATCCAAGTAGTTCTTCCCATCTCTCATCCGACTTCCAATGGGAATGGAAGAAGATTAAG AATGAATATGAAGAGCTTAGCCAAAGAATCGAAGAGGCTGCTCAGAAACCCATTCCATGTGATCTGACCGGAGAATTTGAAGCTTTCTCAAATATAGAACATGGAAACCATCCCAGTATAATTAAG GTCATATGGGAGAACAAGGGAAATTTTCCAGATGGGGTGCCACACCTGGTGTATTTGTCCAGAGAGAAGAGGCCCAAAAACCAACATCATTACAAAGCAGGGGCCTTGAATGTCTTG ACCAGAGTCTCGGGAGTGATGACAAACTCCCCTTTCATGCTCAATGTGGATTGTGATATGTTTGCAAACAACCCAAAGATTGTTCTTATGGCAATGTGTCACTTACTTGGTTCTGAAAAAGAAAGCGAAAGCGGATTTGTTCTGTACCCACAAAAGTTCCATGGAGCCTCAAAGGATGACCCATTCGGAAATCAATTGGTTATGCTGCAACAT GTTGTGTTCCGTGGATTAGCAGGAATACAAGGGCCTTTATGTGGTGGATCAGGATGCTTTCATAGAAGGAAAGTTATATATGGACTATCACCGGATGAGGCAGAAACTAAAGCAAGATATATGAGTTTAATTAATg GAAAATCACCTTACGAAGCACTTCGAGCGAAGTTTGGAAATTCTATTGAACTTACGGAATCAGCGGGTCGGGTATTGTTTGTGATGAGTGAAAACCCGAACCATCCAAAAGATCTTCTGAGCTCTGTCAAGGGAGCTATCTCAGTTGCAGCTTGTGATTACGAGTCCAACACACAGTGGGGTAAACAG GTCTCCGAACCGGCCTTCTTTGTTGTTGGTTCTCTTTTTGTGGTTTACAACCTTAGCACCCTATCAGAATACCTCCGACTTGGCTTACCGGTCCGAGCATGGTGGAACAACCAGAAAATGGCGAGGATACAATCATCTACTGCGTGGTTGTTTGGGCTATTGGCTGTCATTCTCAAGCTATTAGGCATATCAGAGACTGTCTTCACAGTAACACGGAAAGATCAAAGCACACCAAGCGAAGGTAATGGTGACACGAACTCCCATAGCGGCTGGTTCACTTTTGACGAGTCGCCAATCTTTGTGCCGGCCACAACCCTCTTACTCGTTCACCTAACTGCGCTTGCATTGGCTAGTCTGAGGGTTCAGCCTTTTCAAACAGTCCATGCCGGCTGGTGCAGACCGGGGATTGGTGAGATCATTTGCAGTACCTGGATAGTGTTGAGCTTCTTGCCATTTCTAAAAGGTCTTTTCCGAAGAGGAATTTATGGGATCCGCTGGTCAATCTTGTACAAGTCCACCACTTTGGCCTTACTCTTCATGTACTTCTCAATGCTTATGGGTTCAAAAGTTCAAACCGTTTGA